In the Chrysiogenia bacterium genome, GAGGGCGCGGGGGCCGGGGTGATCGAAACGGGCGCGCTCATCGTGGGCACGTGGGCTGCCGCCGGGGCGGCGGGCGCCTGGGCCGGAGCACTCGCCACCGGGGCGCCGCGACCGGCGGCCATTTCCTTGGCGCGTCGGGCCGTGTCCTTCATCACCTGCTGGGCTTCGGCGCTACGGGCGGCGCGCTCGGCTGCCGATTCCTGCTGGGCCAGGCCCAGATCGGCAGCGATGTTTTCGATGATGTCTGCTTCGATGCTCTCACGCTTGAGAAGCGAGCCCTCGAACAGACCGTTGTCGCAGATCGTGTTGATCAGGCGCGGGATGCCGCGGCTGAAGCGATGGATCGCGGCGACTGCGTCGGGCGCAAACAGCGGGGCGGGGCGCCCGGCAAGGCGCAGGCGGTGTTCGATGTAGTTGCTGGTGGCTTCCTCACTCAGCGGGTCGAGGTGGTAACGCAGCGCCACGCGCTGCGCCAGAGGCTCATCGAGCTTGAGGTTCTCTTCGAGCTCGGGCAGTCCGAAGAAGATGAAGGTGAGCAGCTTCGTGCCCGGCACCTCGAGATTCAGCAGGCCGCGGAACTCTTCCATGATCTCACGGGTCTGCAGCATCTGGGCCTCGTCGATGAGCACGATGGCCTTCTTGCCCGAGTCGTGAATCTCCACCAGGCGCTTGTAGAGCTGGCTGAGCAGGGTGAGCTTGTCTTCGGCGGGCTCGTTCACGCCGAGCTGGGTTGCGATGCGCTTCAAGAGCCATTCGGCCGTGATGCCCGAGTGGATGATGACCAGCAGGGCGGCCTCGTAGGCATCCTCGGGAAGCTGGTCGAGCATCCGGCGAGCCAGGGTGGTCTTGCCCGCGCCGATGTCACCGACCAGCAGGGCGAGGCCCTTCATGCTCTCGGCTGCGTACTGCAGTCGCAAGAGTGCCTTCGAATGCTGCGCCGAATTGAAGAAGAACTTGCTGACCGGCGCGTTCGAAAATGGTTCCTGTTGTAGCCCGTAATACTCGAGGTAGTTCATAGAACTCTCCTCCACCTACTTTTCCCGCCCGCTCACCTTTGCGGGCGCATTCATTCTATCACACGTACGAGACGCGGCGTCCCCCGCCTGCCCCTGCCGCCGGGGCGCTCGCCGGGGCGAGTCCCTGCACCGGAGCAGCGGTCACACCCTCGCCCTTGAGCTCGACGATCAGCTCGCCCACGTCGCGGTAGTTGGGGTCGACGGCCTCGACTTCTTCGAAGAGGGTGAGCGCCTCGCCCTTGCGCTGCAGGTTCGTTAGGGCCATCCCCAGCTCGAACTTCAGGCCGCATTGCTCATCGGTCGAGATGCCCTCGACCAGGAGGCTTCGCTGAAGGGCCTCGGCCGCCTCGGCGAACTCGCCCTTTTCGCTGTGGATGACTGCCATCATCTGATAGCAGGCAGCCTTGCGCGCGCCCACGCCGCCAAGGGCGGTGACGAATTCCTTGATCGCATCGTCGAGCAGGCCCATCTCCTTGTAGGCCAGACCCAGGTCGTAGTGGGTCTGTGAATCTTCCTT is a window encoding:
- a CDS encoding AAA family ATPase produces the protein MNYLEYYGLQQEPFSNAPVSKFFFNSAQHSKALLRLQYAAESMKGLALLVGDIGAGKTTLARRMLDQLPEDAYEAALLVIIHSGITAEWLLKRIATQLGVNEPAEDKLTLLSQLYKRLVEIHDSGKKAIVLIDEAQMLQTREIMEEFRGLLNLEVPGTKLLTFIFFGLPELEENLKLDEPLAQRVALRYHLDPLSEEATSNYIEHRLRLAGRPAPLFAPDAVAAIHRFSRGIPRLINTICDNGLFEGSLLKRESIEADIIENIAADLGLAQQESAAERAARSAEAQQVMKDTARRAKEMAAGRGAPVASAPAQAPAAPAAAHVPTMSAPVSITPAPAPSAAPAPKKEEAEDDEIDSILDQFGE